In Maridesulfovibrio sp., the following proteins share a genomic window:
- the queA gene encoding tRNA preQ1(34) S-adenosylmethionine ribosyltransferase-isomerase QueA — protein sequence MNINTEDFFLKNYNFELPEQQIAQCPAVMRHGSKLMVLDQKSGETEIKNFIDIVDLLPEGALLVANNSKVIPARIFGQKPTGGRVEFLLLTPLPLIKAEEIPGGYKAQARGLLRASKGPKPGNIITFDGGLKLTVLGKGKFGLSDVELQWSGDLKTIFEECGKIPLPPYIRRAADESDNERYQTLYACDEKAGSVAAPTAGLHFSEEINEKLKAKNIQRAEVTLYVGYGTFSPVRSEDIRDHEMHREYIEIPKETAAAVIKAKDEGRPVIAVGTTSARTLEGAFQQAGEVCEFKGETDIFIYPGFEFKVVDRMITNFHLPESSLVIMISALAGRENVLKAYTEAIENNFRFFSYGDSMYIK from the coding sequence ATGAACATAAACACAGAAGACTTTTTCCTTAAAAACTACAATTTTGAACTGCCCGAACAACAGATAGCACAATGTCCGGCAGTTATGCGCCACGGTTCCAAACTTATGGTCCTCGATCAAAAGAGCGGTGAAACAGAAATTAAAAACTTCATCGATATTGTGGACCTGCTCCCTGAAGGAGCGTTGCTGGTGGCCAACAATTCCAAAGTAATCCCGGCACGTATCTTCGGCCAAAAACCTACCGGCGGCAGAGTTGAATTCCTGCTGCTTACCCCACTCCCGCTCATTAAAGCCGAGGAAATACCCGGTGGATACAAGGCACAGGCCCGCGGGCTGCTCCGCGCATCCAAAGGTCCAAAGCCTGGAAACATCATCACTTTTGACGGGGGACTCAAGCTTACCGTTCTCGGTAAAGGAAAATTCGGACTTTCCGATGTCGAGCTGCAATGGTCCGGTGATTTGAAAACAATTTTCGAAGAGTGTGGTAAAATCCCCCTCCCTCCCTACATCCGCCGTGCAGCGGACGAAAGTGATAATGAACGCTACCAGACTCTTTACGCTTGTGATGAAAAAGCCGGCTCTGTGGCTGCCCCCACTGCCGGGCTGCATTTCTCGGAAGAGATAAATGAAAAGCTTAAGGCCAAAAATATTCAGCGTGCCGAAGTAACACTCTATGTAGGTTACGGAACTTTCAGCCCGGTCCGCTCCGAAGATATCCGTGACCATGAAATGCACCGTGAATATATAGAAATCCCGAAGGAAACGGCCGCGGCTGTGATCAAGGCCAAAGATGAAGGCAGACCAGTTATAGCTGTAGGAACCACATCCGCAAGAACTTTGGAAGGGGCATTTCAACAGGCCGGTGAAGTCTGTGAATTCAAAGGCGAGACAGATATATTTATATACCCCGGCTTTGAGTTCAAAGTGGTTGACCGCATGATTACTAATTTCCATTTGCCAGAATCATCGCTTGTAATTATGATTTCAGCTCTCGCCGGTAGAGAAAATGTTTTGAAAGCTTATACAGAAGCAATAGAAAATAACTTCAGATTTTTCTCCTATGGCGATTCTATGTATATAAAATGA
- the coaBC gene encoding bifunctional phosphopantothenoylcysteine decarboxylase/phosphopantothenate--cysteine ligase CoaBC, translating into MNEHLNFDCFLGKRIHLGVSGSIAAYKSLDLLRMFRKAGIEVSVTLTSGAQEFIRGLSYEALGAFKVWEKMYPTLDDTFGHLEPGQAADAMLVAPATASVLARMTHGLADDMLSCQALAFSGPKLVAPAMNPAMWDAPATRENCRVLAERGVEFIGPDCGDVACGDYGRGRLAPLESIYAHGLRAVAPDDMSGKHVLITLGPTREKWDAVRFWSNPSSGLMGACIAMAAWLRGAKVTVVSGPVNWWFPADMNVIKVDSAQQMYEAATSVWPSCTTGCFTAAVADFKPIPHGEGKFKKAGSDVLRVDFDTNPDILKTIGSMKNDDQQLIGFAAETSDIQEAAKGKLERKNLDLIVANPINKAGSGFESSTNSVYVLNREGRSEEWPDLPKTEVAWRIWDLLLQN; encoded by the coding sequence ATGAACGAACATTTAAATTTTGACTGCTTTTTAGGAAAACGTATCCATCTCGGAGTCAGCGGTTCCATTGCAGCTTACAAGTCTCTGGACTTGCTGCGTATGTTCCGCAAGGCCGGAATAGAAGTCAGCGTTACGCTTACTTCAGGTGCGCAGGAATTTATCAGGGGCCTCAGTTATGAGGCCCTTGGTGCTTTCAAGGTCTGGGAGAAAATGTACCCGACCTTGGATGACACCTTCGGTCATCTTGAGCCGGGACAGGCTGCTGACGCAATGCTGGTCGCTCCGGCGACAGCTTCTGTGCTGGCCCGCATGACCCATGGTCTGGCGGACGACATGCTTTCCTGTCAGGCTCTTGCCTTCAGTGGGCCAAAGCTTGTGGCCCCGGCTATGAACCCTGCCATGTGGGATGCTCCGGCAACTCGCGAAAACTGCCGTGTCCTTGCTGAAAGGGGAGTGGAGTTTATCGGCCCTGATTGCGGAGATGTTGCCTGCGGTGATTATGGCAGAGGACGCCTTGCACCTTTGGAATCCATTTATGCCCACGGCTTACGCGCAGTTGCACCGGATGATATGAGCGGTAAGCATGTATTAATCACCCTTGGTCCAACACGTGAGAAATGGGATGCTGTCCGGTTCTGGTCCAACCCATCATCCGGTTTGATGGGGGCTTGTATTGCCATGGCTGCATGGTTGCGTGGGGCAAAGGTCACCGTTGTTTCCGGTCCGGTGAACTGGTGGTTTCCTGCCGATATGAATGTGATCAAGGTTGATTCAGCACAGCAGATGTATGAAGCGGCCACCAGTGTCTGGCCATCATGTACCACCGGTTGCTTTACCGCAGCAGTTGCTGATTTTAAACCAATTCCCCATGGCGAAGGTAAGTTTAAAAAAGCGGGTAGTGATGTTTTGCGGGTCGACTTTGACACTAACCCGGATATCCTTAAAACCATCGGTTCCATGAAAAATGACGACCAGCAGCTGATCGGCTTTGCGGCTGAAACTTCTGATATTCAAGAAGCGGCCAAGGGAAAGCTTGAGCGAAAAAATCTGGATCTAATCGTTGCCAATCCTATTAATAAAGCCGGATCCGGATTTGAGTCTTCAACCAATTCGGTCTATGTCCTTAATAGAGAAGGGCGTTCCGAGGAATGGCCTGACCTTCCTAAAACTGAAGTAGCGTGGCGTATATGGGATCTCCTTCTGCAGAATTAA